A section of the Harmonia axyridis chromosome 2, icHarAxyr1.1, whole genome shotgun sequence genome encodes:
- the LOC123673951 gene encoding RNA-binding region-containing protein 3-like produces MVYENILRIKHLPKELSEDEMGEFLQHFGAIQVKLINYKKGDVLAFAKFENAEVAKAAMYRLHQLTVLNSRLSVVYAETDIGDRKIKLKKIEEDDNIQKKCFKDFIVKMYSYNHSVGFHQPPPPHLRYEYPKANRPTINNIAHVLATVPKFYIQVLHLMNRMNLPPPFVIENPPVKHIKPQVNLKPVPIPQPDAKNASSSESELESDGETKTKDIIPQKQPTAIKKGIKRPKFIKPNAKQVVPPKIMKSEEVFDQVDIPIQRKIEMKVPGQITEKGVENDKSADVDQNEVMEESFITREKGSIISDEELKSNQIPSDNLSVLAVFKDYHPGVPSNRLYIKNIAKNVSPDDLAYIFNRYKSEPTEGNETLFEIKLMQEGRMKGQAFVTLENVQIAQKAIEETNGFILKDKPLVVVYGRNSQKSKN; encoded by the coding sequence ATGGTGTATGAAAATATTCTTCGGATTAAACACCTCCCAAAAGAACTCTCAGAGGATGAAATGGGGGAATTTTTGCAGCATTTTGGTGCAATTCAAGTGAAActcataaattacaaaaaaggaGATGTATTAGCTTTTGCAAAATTTGAGAATGCAGAAGTAGCCAAAGCTGCAATGTATAGATTACACCAACTTACAGTTCTGAATTCTAGATTATCTGTAGTTTATGCAGAAACTGATATTGGAGACCGAaagataaaattgaagaaaatagaagAAGATGACAATATTCAGAAGAAATGCTTCAAAGATTTTATTGTCAAAATGTATTCTTACAACCACTCTGTAGGATTTCATCAACCTCCACCACCTCATTTGCGGTATGAATATCCCAAAGCTAATAGGCCTACCATAAATAATATAGCCCATGTTTTGGCTACTGTTCCAAAGTTTTATATACAAGTTTTACATTTAATGAATAGAATGAACCTTCCTCCACCTTTTGTCATTGAAAATCCACCAGTTAAACATATTAAACCACAGGTAAATTTGAAACCAGTTCCAATACCTCAACCAGATGCTAAAAATGCAAGTTCTTCAGAATCAGAATTAGAAAGTGATGGggaaacaaaaacaaaagatATAATTCCGCAGAAACAACCTACAGCTATTAAAAAGGGAATTAAACGTCCAAAATTCATTAAACCCAATGCTAAACAGGTTGTTCCACCTAAGATAATGAAGAGTGAAGAGGTTTTTGATCAAGTTGACATACCAATTCAAAGAAAGATTGAGATGAAAGTTCCAGGTCAGATTACAGAGAAAGGTGTTGAAAATGACAAATCTGCTGATGTGGATCAAAATGAAGTGATGGAAGAAAGTTTCATAACTAGAGAAAAAGGAAGTATAATTAGTgatgaagaattgaaaagtAATCAAATTCCTTCAGATAACTTGAGTGTTTTAGCAGTTTTCAAAGATTATCACCCTGGTGTTCCAAGTAATAGActctatataaaaaatattgctAAAAATGTTAGTCCTGATGATTTAGCATATATTTTTAATCGATATAAAAGTGAACCAACTGAAGGAAACGAGACTTTGTTTGAAATCAAGTTGATGCAGGAAGGAAGAATGAAAGGACAAGCTTTTGTGACTTTAGAGAATGTGCAAATTGCTCAAAAAGCCATCGAAGAAACTAATGGTTTCATTCTTAAAGATAAGCCTCTTGTAGTTGTATATGGAAGAAACTCTCAAAAATCCAAAAACTGA
- the LOC123673950 gene encoding mitochondrial thiamine pyrophosphate carrier-like, whose product MVGYDPKKKLTELDYMFAGSASGVITRLLCQPLDVLKIRFQLQVEPVVRNVAISSKYRSIFQATNLIIQEEGIKALWKGHVPGQLLSISYGLAQFTTFEVLTKKSANLGITQKWDVIVHFMCGSISGCTATFVSFPFDVVRTRLVAQSESNKIYKSVPDAFHQIVKQEGPLVLYRGMLPTFMQVGPHAGAQFMFYKIFDKIYKNTVKTDETTFTSSTVAGSLAGFFAKIVVYPLDLIKKRLQIQGFKRGEMFGENFICNGMFNCMSQIYKREGYRGYFKGLNASLVKAVATSALYFSSYEMVCEAIQIYRTT is encoded by the exons ATGGTTGGTTatgatccaaaaaaaaaattgactgagCTTGATTACATGTTTGCTGGTTCTGCATCTGGTGTGATTACTAGATTGCTTTGTCAACCTCTTGATGTCTTGAAAATTCGTTTTCAACTGCAAGTAGAACCTGTTGTAAGAAATGTCGCCATCAGTTCCAAGTACCGATCCATTTTCCAAGCAACTAATTTGATAATTCAAGAAGAGGGAATAAAGGCATTGTGGAAAGGTCATGTACCAGGGCAACTTCTTTCTATCTCTTATGGATTGGCACAATTCACAACCTTTGAAGTTTTAACTAAGAAATCGGCTAATTTGGGAATCACTCAGAAATGGGATGTAATTGTGCATTTCATGTGTGGTTCAATTTCTG gcTGCACTGCAACTTTTGTTTCATTTCCTTTTGATGTTGTAAGGACTAGACTGGTAGCTCAAAGtgaatcaaataaaatttataagAGTGTACCAGATGCATTCCATCAAATTGTGAAACAAGAAGGCCCCCTTGTTCTTTATAGAGGTATGTTACCTACTTTCATGCAAGTAGGGCCGCATGCTGGAGCTCAATTCATGTTCTATAAGATTTTTgataaaatctataaaaatactGTTAAAACAGATGAAACAACATTCACAAGTAGTACAGTAGCTGGAAGTTTGGCTGGCTTCTTTGCAAAAATTGTTGTGTACCCTCTTGACTTGATAAAAAAGAGATTACAGATACAAGGGTTCAAGAGAGGAGAGATGTTTGGTGAAAACTTCATTTGCAATGGAATGTTCAATTGTATGTCTCAAATATATAAGAGGGAGGGCTATAGAGGTTATTTTAAAGGATTGAATGCTAGTTTAGTCAAGGCAGTTGCTACTTCTGCTTTGTATTTTTCAAGCTATGAAATGGTTTGTGAGGCCATTCAAATATATCGAACCACCTAA